A portion of the Apus apus isolate bApuApu2 chromosome 3, bApuApu2.pri.cur, whole genome shotgun sequence genome contains these proteins:
- the LOC127382814 gene encoding placenta-specific gene 8 protein-like, with amino-acid sequence MASHHVITVQPQFSTAPPVGQWQTGLMDCCSDCGICLCGTFCFYCLSCQVAGDMDECCLCGSSVAMRTLYRTKYNIPGSIMDDYMAAACLPHCSLCQLKRDINRRKELGIFW; translated from the exons ATGGCCTCTCACCATGTGATCACGGTCCAGCCCCAGTTTTCGACTGCCCCGCCGGTAGGCCAGTGGCAGACAGGGCTGATGGACTGCTGCTCCGACTGCGGCATCT GTCTTTGTGGAACCTTCTGCTTCTACTGCCTCTCCTGCCAAGTGGCTGGGGACATGGATGAGTGCTGCCTGTGTGGATCCAGCGTGGCCATGAGGACACTGTACCGCACCAAATACAACATCCCG GGCTCCATTATGGATGACTACATGGCTGCTGCGTGCTTGCCCCACTGCTCACTCTGCCAGCTGAAGAGAGACATCAATCggaggaaggagctgggcaTATTCTGGTAA